The genomic interval CTAATACAGATTGTTCTAATTTAATTGGCAATAATCCATTCTTCAGACAATTTTGATGAAAAATATCTGCATATGAAGGTGCTAATATTACTTGAAAACCGTAATCTGAAAGAGCCCATGGCGCATGCTCACGAGATGAACCGCAACCAAAGTTTTCTCCTGTAAGTAATATCGATGCACCCTTATTTTTCTCTTTGTTTAACTCAAAATCTGGGTTGTCAGATCCATCCGGAAGGAATCTCCAATCGAAAAAGGCAAAGCGACCATAGCCAGTTTTTTCAATACGTTTAAGAAATTGCTTAGGAATAATTTGATCTGTATCAACATTTGCTCTGTTTAAAACAGCTACTTTTCCTGTATGTGTAGTAAATGGTTTCATTATGCCCCTCCTGTTATGCTTGAATTT from Metabacillus sediminilitoris carries:
- the leuD gene encoding 3-isopropylmalate dehydratase small subunit, giving the protein MKPFTTHTGKVAVLNRANVDTDQIIPKQFLKRIEKTGYGRFAFFDWRFLPDGSDNPDFELNKEKNKGASILLTGENFGCGSSREHAPWALSDYGFQVILAPSYADIFHQNCLKNGLLPIKLEQSVLDAIRKKANVEGYELTINLEEQKIIDNDQLSESFTVDPYWKDMLLYGKDEIDLTMNYNDQIKKFEEEREATFL